Proteins co-encoded in one Methylobacterium sp. WL1 genomic window:
- the accC gene encoding acetyl-CoA carboxylase biotin carboxylase subunit, producing the protein MFDKILIANRGEIALRILRAAKELGIATVAVHSTADADAMHVRLADESVCIGPPAARDSYLNIPSIIAACEITGADAVHPGYGFLSENARFAEVLAHHQIGFIGPKAQHIRTMGDKIEAKRTAVKLGIPCVPGSEGGVEDIDDAKRVAAEIGYPVLVKAAAGGGGRGMKVARTESELEQAIGMARSEAKAAFGDDAVYLEKYLEKPRHIEVQVLGDGRGGAVHLAERDCSLQRRHQKVWEEGGSPALNESMRAEIGGICANAMKELGYLGAGTVEFLYEDGRFYFIEMNTRIQVEHPVTEMITGIDLVIEQIQVASGGSLSVSQSDIKVEGHAIECRINAEHPETFRPSPGQITHYHTPGGLGVRVDSAAFQGYRIPPHYDSLIGKLIVHGRTRNECLMRLRRALDEFVIDGIDTTLPLFRTLVRNPDVQNGLYDIHWLEHFLEDGGMKV; encoded by the coding sequence ATGTTCGACAAGATCCTGATCGCGAACCGCGGCGAGATCGCCCTGCGCATCCTGCGGGCGGCGAAGGAACTCGGGATCGCCACCGTGGCGGTCCATTCCACCGCCGACGCGGACGCCATGCATGTCCGTCTGGCCGATGAGAGCGTCTGCATCGGGCCGCCCGCCGCCCGGGACAGCTACCTCAACATCCCGTCGATCATCGCGGCCTGCGAGATAACCGGGGCGGACGCGGTGCACCCGGGCTATGGTTTCCTGTCTGAGAACGCCCGGTTCGCCGAGGTTCTGGCGCATCACCAGATCGGCTTCATCGGCCCCAAGGCGCAACACATCCGCACCATGGGCGACAAGATCGAGGCCAAGCGTACGGCCGTGAAGCTCGGCATCCCGTGCGTGCCGGGCTCTGAGGGCGGCGTCGAGGATATCGACGACGCCAAGCGGGTCGCCGCCGAGATCGGCTACCCCGTCCTGGTCAAGGCGGCGGCCGGCGGCGGCGGTCGCGGCATGAAGGTCGCCCGCACCGAGTCCGAGCTGGAGCAGGCGATCGGCATGGCCCGCTCCGAGGCCAAGGCCGCATTCGGCGACGACGCGGTCTACCTGGAGAAGTATCTGGAAAAGCCCCGGCACATCGAGGTGCAGGTGCTCGGCGACGGCCGGGGCGGCGCGGTCCATCTGGCCGAACGCGATTGCTCGCTGCAGCGCCGGCACCAGAAGGTCTGGGAGGAAGGCGGCTCTCCCGCGCTCAACGAATCGATGCGCGCCGAGATCGGCGGCATCTGCGCCAACGCCATGAAGGAGCTGGGCTATCTCGGTGCCGGCACGGTCGAGTTCCTCTACGAGGACGGGCGGTTCTACTTCATCGAAATGAACACCCGCATCCAGGTCGAGCATCCGGTCACCGAGATGATCACCGGGATCGACCTGGTGATCGAACAGATCCAGGTCGCCTCGGGGGGCTCGCTCTCGGTGTCGCAATCCGACATCAAGGTCGAGGGTCACGCCATCGAGTGCCGGATCAACGCCGAGCACCCGGAGACCTTCCGGCCCTCCCCCGGCCAGATCACCCATTACCACACCCCCGGCGGCCTCGGGGTCCGGGTCGATTCCGCGGCGTTCCAGGGCTACCGGATCCCGCCGCATTACGACTCGCTGATCGGCAAGCTGATCGTGCACGGGCGCACCCGCAACGAGTGCCTGATGCGCCTGCGCCGGGCGCTGGACGAGTTCGTGATCGACGGTATCGACACCACCCTGCCGCTGTTCCGCACCCTGGTGCGTAACCCGGACGTCCAGAACGGCCTCTACGACATCCACTGGCTCGAGCATTTCCTCGAAGACGGCGGGATG
- the accB gene encoding acetyl-CoA carboxylase biotin carboxyl carrier protein translates to MPKNDPIDSELVRELANLVTETGLSEIEVEKGDLRIRVVRRLEPVNVQVAAPAPVAAAAPPVAPPTGALAPAEPARAHPGSVPSPMVGTAYLRPSPEAKAFIDIGSKVEVGDKLLLIEAMKTFNEIVAPRAGTVTAIFVEDGQPVEFGEALLVIA, encoded by the coding sequence ATGCCCAAGAACGATCCCATCGATTCCGAGCTCGTCCGCGAACTCGCCAACCTCGTCACCGAGACCGGCCTGTCCGAGATCGAGGTCGAGAAGGGAGACCTGCGGATCCGCGTCGTGCGGCGGCTCGAGCCCGTCAACGTCCAGGTAGCGGCTCCCGCACCGGTCGCCGCCGCCGCACCGCCCGTGGCGCCGCCGACGGGGGCCCTGGCTCCGGCGGAGCCGGCCCGGGCGCATCCCGGTTCGGTACCGTCGCCGATGGTCGGGACCGCCTACCTGCGCCCCTCCCCGGAGGCCAAGGCGTTCATCGATATCGGCTCCAAGGTCGAGGTCGGCGACAAGCTGCTCCTCATCGAGGCGATGAAGACCTTCAACGAGATCGTGGCGCCCCGTGCCGGCACGGTGACGGCGATTTTCGTCGAGGACGGCCAGCCGGTCGAGTTCGGCGAGGCCCTCCTGGTCATCGCCTGA
- a CDS encoding DsbA family protein: MLFNRSLPALALALGLAAVPASAQDATQSAAPATAVVGSPFTDAQRAGIEAIVKDYLIKHPEVLQEALAEAEKQQAETQRLAQTAALKEAREALINGPHDVVAGNPAGDVTLVEFFDYNCGYCRKALIDVQTLIKTDPKLRVVIKDFPVLGPESLEASQVAVAVRQQLKGDKLFEFHQKLLETKGRVNGARAIQVAKDLGADTVKLQKDMASPEVKAALSENRGLGDRLGLSGTPAFIIGDEVIPGAVGVDPIRKTIADVRQCGHASC; encoded by the coding sequence ATGCTCTTCAACCGCTCCCTGCCCGCGCTGGCCCTGGCGCTCGGCCTCGCCGCCGTCCCGGCTTCGGCGCAGGACGCTACGCAGTCCGCCGCTCCGGCCACCGCTGTCGTGGGCTCCCCGTTCACGGACGCGCAGCGGGCCGGCATCGAAGCGATCGTCAAGGACTACCTGATCAAGCACCCCGAAGTGCTGCAGGAGGCCCTGGCCGAGGCCGAGAAGCAGCAGGCGGAGACGCAGCGCCTCGCTCAGACGGCGGCCCTCAAGGAGGCCCGCGAGGCCCTGATCAACGGCCCGCACGATGTCGTCGCCGGCAACCCCGCGGGCGACGTCACACTGGTCGAGTTCTTCGACTACAATTGCGGTTATTGCCGCAAGGCGCTGATCGACGTGCAGACCCTGATCAAGACGGACCCGAAGCTGCGGGTGGTGATCAAGGACTTCCCGGTGCTCGGTCCGGAATCCCTCGAGGCGAGCCAGGTCGCGGTCGCGGTGCGCCAGCAGCTGAAGGGCGACAAGCTGTTCGAATTCCACCAGAAACTGTTGGAGACCAAGGGCCGCGTGAACGGTGCCCGGGCGATCCAGGTCGCCAAGGACCTCGGCGCCGACACGGTCAAGCTGCAGAAGGACATGGCCTCCCCCGAGGTGAAGGCCGCGCTCAGCGAGAACCGCGGCCTGGGTGACCGGCTCGGCCTGTCCGGGACGCCGGCTTTCATCATCGGCGACGAGGTGATTCCAGGCGCCGTCGGCGTCGATCCGATCCGGAAGACGATCGCGGATGTCCGCCAATGCGGCCACGCCTCTTGCTGA
- a CDS encoding DUF1345 domain-containing protein, with protein sequence MPKLFRAFWLRPHLLCAILVAVAAALVVPGLDPGMRLLVGWCAGVIVHAGLVIRRATGQTRDAMRREAARLDDSARVITVFALLAAAASLGSVAVLGVGGRIAGPGARYALALAGTSLLCTWVFVQMIFTVHYAHVYYGAEDEAGAERGGLDFHGETEPDFWDFLYFTVTIGAAAATSDTNLTSKRMRRIATVQTVGAYLFNTGILALVVNMAAGFAPH encoded by the coding sequence ATGCCCAAGCTGTTCCGCGCCTTCTGGCTACGCCCGCACCTGCTCTGCGCGATCCTGGTGGCGGTCGCCGCCGCCCTGGTGGTGCCCGGCCTCGACCCGGGGATGCGGCTGCTCGTCGGCTGGTGCGCCGGCGTGATCGTCCATGCCGGACTCGTCATACGGCGAGCCACCGGCCAGACCCGGGACGCCATGCGGCGCGAGGCCGCCCGGCTCGACGACAGCGCCAGGGTGATCACGGTCTTCGCCCTGCTGGCGGCGGCCGCGAGCCTCGGCTCGGTGGCGGTGCTGGGCGTCGGCGGCCGCATCGCTGGGCCCGGCGCGCGCTACGCCTTGGCACTCGCCGGAACGAGCCTGCTCTGCACCTGGGTGTTCGTGCAGATGATCTTCACGGTGCATTACGCCCACGTCTATTACGGCGCCGAGGACGAGGCGGGCGCCGAGCGCGGAGGCCTGGATTTCCACGGCGAAACCGAACCGGATTTCTGGGATTTTCTGTACTTCACCGTGACCATCGGGGCAGCGGCCGCCACCTCCGACACCAACCTCACCAGCAAGAGGATGCGCAGGATCGCGACGGTGCAGACGGTGGGCGCCTACCTGTTCAACACCGGCATCCTGGCTCTGGTGGTCAACATGGCTGCCGGCTTCGCGCCGCACTGA
- a CDS encoding aminotransferase class I/II-fold pyridoxal phosphate-dependent enzyme, with the protein MIPISRRAAAVQPFLAMDVMAAAAAKARRGDDVVRMEVGQPSAPAPRAVIAAAQAALATGRVPYTEALGLPALRERIARDYAERHRVAVSPERVVITTGSSAGFVLAFMSLFDAGARVAVPQPGYPAYRSILASLDLVPAPMVLRVEDRFAPTAALLREAHARAPVAGALVMSPANPSGTVITEDALRDLCTATRDLNLPLISDEIYHGLSYGVPTVTALRFDPDAVVINSFSKYHCMTGWRVGWMVVPEVLVRPIERLAQNLYISAPYLSQIGALAALDATEELDAVRDGYARNRAILLDALPGLGLGRVHPADGAFYLYADVANLTNDATDFCRRMLDEANVAATPGLDFDPDLGHHHVRFSFAGSEAECREAVVRLRTWLR; encoded by the coding sequence ATGATCCCGATCTCCCGGCGGGCCGCCGCCGTCCAGCCGTTCCTCGCCATGGACGTCATGGCCGCGGCCGCCGCCAAGGCCCGGCGCGGCGACGACGTGGTGCGCATGGAGGTCGGCCAGCCCTCTGCGCCGGCCCCGCGGGCGGTGATCGCGGCGGCGCAGGCGGCGCTCGCCACCGGCCGCGTCCCCTATACCGAGGCGCTCGGCCTGCCAGCTCTGCGCGAGCGGATCGCCCGGGATTATGCCGAGCGCCATCGCGTCGCGGTGAGCCCGGAGCGGGTGGTGATCACCACCGGCTCCTCGGCAGGCTTCGTGCTGGCCTTCATGAGCCTGTTCGATGCCGGCGCCCGGGTGGCGGTGCCGCAGCCCGGCTATCCGGCCTACCGCAGCATCCTGGCCTCCCTCGATCTCGTGCCGGCCCCGATGGTGCTGCGCGTCGAGGACCGTTTCGCTCCCACGGCCGCGCTCCTGCGCGAGGCCCATGCGCGCGCACCGGTGGCCGGCGCCCTGGTGATGAGCCCGGCCAACCCCTCCGGCACGGTGATCACGGAGGACGCGTTGCGGGACCTCTGCACGGCCACCCGCGACTTGAACCTGCCGCTGATCTCGGACGAGATCTATCACGGCCTCAGCTACGGCGTTCCGACCGTGACTGCCCTGCGGTTCGACCCCGACGCGGTGGTGATCAACTCGTTCTCGAAATACCACTGCATGACCGGCTGGCGGGTCGGCTGGATGGTGGTGCCGGAGGTTCTGGTCCGCCCGATCGAGCGGCTGGCGCAGAACCTCTACATCTCGGCGCCCTACCTTTCGCAGATCGGCGCGCTCGCCGCGCTGGACGCCACGGAAGAACTCGACGCCGTCCGCGACGGCTATGCCCGCAACCGGGCGATCCTGCTCGACGCGCTGCCCGGCCTCGGCCTCGGGCGCGTTCACCCGGCCGACGGCGCCTTCTACCTTTACGCGGACGTGGCGAACCTCACCAACGACGCCACCGATTTCTGCAGGCGCATGCTCGACGAGGCCAACGTCGCCGCGACCCCGGGGCTCGATTTCGATCCGGATCTCGGCCACCACCACGTCCGGTTCTCGTTCGCCGGCTCCGAGGCCGAGTGCCGGGAGGCGGTGGTGCGGCTGCGGACCTGGCTGCGCTGA
- the gph gene encoding phosphoglycolate phosphatase (PGP is an essential enzyme in the glycolate salvage pathway in higher organisms (photorespiration in plants). Phosphoglycolate results from the oxidase activity of RubisCO in the Calvin cycle when concentrations of carbon dioxide are low relative to oxygen. This enzyme is a member of the Haloacid Dehalogenase (HAD) superfamily of aspartate-nucleophile hydrolase enzymes (PF00702).), translated as MPPESTARPPIAVFDLDGTLAETAGDLIGTLNVLMKREGLAELPLSQARGLIGAGAKALIRRGFEAEGRALSPEDHERLFKAFIAHYGEHLADTSHLYPGVAEALDTLEAAGFRLAVCTNKFEGQSVELLRLLGIGHRFAAICGRDTFPAYKPDPSHLTGTIERAGGDPAQAVMVGDSRTDIDTAKAAGIPVVAVTFGYTDVPVAELGPDRVIEHFSDLAEAVRALVPVGAA; from the coding sequence ATGCCGCCCGAATCGACCGCCCGTCCGCCGATTGCCGTGTTCGACCTGGACGGGACCCTGGCCGAGACCGCGGGCGACCTCATCGGCACGCTCAACGTGCTGATGAAGCGCGAAGGCCTGGCCGAGCTGCCCCTGTCCCAGGCCCGCGGCCTGATCGGGGCCGGCGCCAAGGCGCTGATCCGGCGGGGCTTCGAGGCGGAGGGCCGCGCGCTCTCGCCGGAGGACCACGAGCGGCTGTTCAAGGCCTTCATCGCCCATTACGGCGAGCACCTCGCCGACACGTCGCACCTCTATCCCGGTGTGGCGGAGGCGCTGGACACGCTGGAGGCGGCGGGCTTCCGGCTGGCGGTCTGCACCAACAAGTTCGAGGGCCAGTCGGTGGAGCTGCTGCGCCTGCTCGGGATCGGCCATCGCTTCGCGGCGATCTGCGGGCGCGACACCTTCCCGGCCTACAAGCCCGATCCGAGCCACCTCACCGGCACGATCGAACGCGCTGGGGGCGACCCGGCCCAGGCCGTGATGGTCGGCGACTCGCGCACCGACATCGACACCGCCAAGGCCGCCGGCATCCCGGTGGTGGCGGTGACGTTCGGCTACACCGACGTGCCGGTGGCCGAGCTCGGGCCCGACCGGGTGATCGAGCATTTCTCGGATCTGGCCGAGGCGGTCCGCGCCCTGGTGCCGGTGGGCGCGGCCTGA
- the rpiA gene encoding ribose-5-phosphate isomerase RpiA: MSGPDLRRAAAARALDLVEPGMRLGLGTGSTAAAFVALLGDRVRDGLDIVGVPTSEATRVQAETLGIRLATLDEQPELDLTIDGADEVDDQLRLIKGGGAALLREKIVACASRRMVVIADAAKHVARLGAFPLPIEVNLFGLTATHRAVEAAVAKVGCSGPVRLRRDPAGKPLLTDGGHHILDAHLGAIPDPDALGAALWSVPGVVEHGLFLGIADAAILAADRGGRAEVTILGSLV; this comes from the coding sequence GTGAGCGGACCGGACCTGCGCCGGGCGGCGGCGGCGCGCGCCCTCGACCTGGTCGAGCCTGGCATGCGGCTGGGCCTCGGCACCGGCTCGACCGCGGCGGCCTTCGTGGCCCTGCTCGGCGACCGCGTCCGCGACGGGCTCGACATCGTCGGCGTGCCCACCTCAGAGGCGACGCGGGTGCAGGCCGAAACCCTCGGCATCCGCCTCGCTACCCTGGACGAACAGCCCGAGCTCGACCTGACCATCGACGGCGCCGACGAGGTGGACGACCAGCTGCGCCTGATCAAGGGCGGTGGCGCCGCGCTGTTGCGGGAGAAGATCGTCGCCTGCGCCAGCCGCCGCATGGTTGTGATCGCCGATGCGGCCAAGCATGTCGCCCGGCTCGGCGCCTTCCCGCTGCCGATCGAGGTGAACCTGTTCGGCCTTACCGCCACGCACCGCGCGGTCGAGGCGGCTGTCGCCAAGGTCGGCTGCTCCGGCCCGGTGCGGTTGCGCCGCGATCCGGCCGGCAAGCCGCTTCTCACCGATGGCGGCCACCACATCCTCGACGCCCATCTCGGCGCGATCCCCGATCCGGACGCGCTCGGAGCCGCCCTCTGGTCGGTGCCGGGCGTCGTCGAGCACGGCCTGTTCCTCGGCATCGCCGACGCCGCGATCCTGGCGGCGGACCGCGGTGGGCGGGCCGAGGTCACCATTCTCGGCAGCTTGGTCTGA
- a CDS encoding DUF2059 domain-containing protein gives MSRRLTAALGLALAAATILPHAASAQANKPAPGKPAAQPNTPAAATPNFTASHLALAREVMLSSGIARSFDSVLPAFADQIRKQTVTRPELAKDLDEVLTALQPEMELQKQRMIDIAARTYAAKFPEPELKEIATFFRSPAGKHYVEAQPQLLDEMVQEMQDWTQEVSEYVMVRVRAEMGKRGHQMQ, from the coding sequence ATGTCCCGACGCCTCACCGCCGCGCTCGGCCTCGCGCTCGCCGCGGCCACAATTCTCCCGCATGCGGCTTCGGCCCAAGCCAACAAGCCGGCCCCGGGCAAGCCCGCGGCGCAGCCGAACACGCCGGCCGCCGCGACGCCGAATTTCACGGCGAGCCACCTCGCTCTTGCCCGCGAGGTAATGCTCAGCTCCGGCATCGCCCGCTCGTTCGATTCGGTCCTGCCGGCCTTCGCCGACCAAATCCGCAAGCAGACGGTGACCCGGCCGGAACTCGCCAAGGATCTCGACGAGGTGCTGACCGCCCTCCAGCCCGAGATGGAGCTGCAGAAGCAGCGCATGATCGACATCGCCGCCCGCACCTACGCGGCGAAGTTCCCGGAGCCCGAGTTGAAGGAGATCGCGACCTTCTTCCGCTCGCCGGCCGGCAAGCACTACGTCGAGGCCCAGCCGCAGCTCCTCGACGAGATGGTGCAGGAGATGCAGGACTGGACGCAGGAAGTGTCCGAATACGTCATGGTCCGGGTTCGGGCCGAGATGGGCAAGCGCGGCCATCAGATGCAGTGA